Proteins encoded within one genomic window of Streptomyces sp. NBC_01314:
- the purM gene encoding phosphoribosylformylglycinamidine cyclo-ligase, giving the protein MSETTGASYAAAGVDIEAGDRAVELMKEWVKKTQRPEVLGGLGGFAGLFDASALKRYERPLLASATDGVGTKVDIARQLGVYDTIGHDLVAMVMDDIVVCGAEPLFMTDYICVGKVHPERVAAIVKGIAEGCVLAGCALVGGETAEHPGLLGPDDFDVAGAGTGVVEAEHLLGPDRIRTGDAVIAMAASGLHSNGYSLVRHVLLNQAGLSLDAEIAELGRTLGAELLEPTKIYSLDCLALTRTTEVHAFSHVTGGGLAANLARVIPDTLHATVDRSTWAPAPVFDLVGRTGQVERLELEKTLNMGVGMIAIVPQESADVALTALADRGVDAWVAGEITDRADHTTGAELVGDYARG; this is encoded by the coding sequence ATGTCTGAGACAACTGGTGCCAGCTACGCAGCCGCGGGCGTCGACATCGAGGCGGGCGACCGCGCCGTAGAGCTGATGAAGGAGTGGGTGAAGAAGACGCAGCGCCCCGAGGTCCTCGGTGGCCTCGGCGGCTTCGCCGGCCTCTTCGACGCCTCCGCCCTCAAGCGCTACGAGCGCCCGCTGCTCGCCTCCGCCACGGACGGCGTCGGCACGAAGGTCGACATCGCCCGGCAGCTCGGCGTGTACGACACCATCGGCCACGACCTCGTCGCGATGGTGATGGACGACATCGTGGTCTGCGGCGCCGAACCGCTGTTCATGACCGACTACATCTGCGTCGGCAAGGTCCACCCCGAGCGGGTCGCCGCCATCGTCAAGGGCATCGCCGAGGGCTGTGTCCTGGCCGGCTGCGCCCTCGTCGGCGGGGAGACCGCCGAGCACCCCGGCCTGCTCGGCCCGGACGACTTCGACGTCGCCGGCGCCGGCACGGGCGTGGTCGAGGCGGAGCACCTGCTCGGCCCGGATCGTATCCGTACGGGTGACGCGGTGATCGCCATGGCGGCCTCCGGCCTTCACTCGAACGGGTACTCGCTCGTCCGCCACGTCCTCCTGAACCAGGCCGGTCTCTCCCTGGACGCCGAGATCGCCGAACTCGGCCGCACCCTCGGCGCGGAGCTCCTGGAGCCCACCAAGATCTACTCGCTGGACTGCCTGGCCCTCACCCGTACCACCGAGGTCCACGCCTTCAGCCACGTCACCGGCGGCGGTCTCGCAGCCAACCTGGCCCGCGTGATCCCCGACACCCTGCACGCCACGGTGGACCGCTCCACCTGGGCCCCTGCCCCGGTCTTCGACCTGGTCGGCAGGACGGGCCAGGTCGAGCGCCTGGAGCTGGAGAAGACCCTGAACATGGGCGTGGGCATGATCGCCATCGTCCCCCAGGAGTCCGCTGACGTGGCTCTGACGGCCCTGGCGGACCGCGGCGTCGATGCCTGGGTGGCAGGCGAGATCACCGACCGAGCCGACCACACGACAGGCGCGGAACTGGTGGGCGACTACGCACGAGGCTGA
- a CDS encoding DUF3073 domain-containing protein: MGRGRAKAKQTKVARQLKYSSGGTDLSRLANELGASTSSQPPNGEPFEDDEDEDDPYSQYADLYNDDDEDEDDESGPASHRRGA, encoded by the coding sequence ATGGGGCGCGGCCGGGCAAAGGCCAAGCAGACGAAGGTCGCCCGCCAGCTGAAGTACAGCAGCGGCGGTACCGATCTTTCGCGTCTGGCCAATGAGCTGGGCGCTTCGACTTCGAGCCAGCCGCCGAATGGCGAGCCGTTCGAAGATGACGAAGACGAAGACGACCCGTACTCCCAGTACGCGGATCTTTACAACGACGACGATGAGGACGAGGACGACGAGTCCGGTCCCGCGTCGCATCGTCGCGGGGCTTGA
- a CDS encoding Leu/Phe/Val dehydrogenase, whose product MTDVSDGVLHTLFQSDQGGHEQVVLCQDRASGLKAVIAIHSTALGPALGGTRFYPYATEAEAVADALNLARGMSYKNAMAGLDHGGGKAVIIGDPDRIKSEELLLAYGRFVASLGGRYVTACDVGTYVADMDVVARECRWTTGRSPENGGAGDSSVLTAFGVYQGMRASAQHVWGDPSLRGRRVGIAGVGKVGHHLVTHLLAEGAEIVITDVREDAVRRILDRHPEGVTAVAHTDALIRTEGLDIYAPCALGGALDDDSVPVLTAKVVCGAANNQLAHPGVEKDLADRGILYAPDYVVNAGGVIQVADELHGFDFERCRAKAAKIYDTTLAIFARAKTDGIPPAAAADRIAEQRMHEAVVARGR is encoded by the coding sequence GTGACCGATGTATCTGACGGCGTCCTGCACACCCTGTTCCAGTCGGACCAGGGCGGTCACGAGCAAGTCGTGCTCTGCCAGGACCGGGCCAGCGGCCTCAAGGCCGTCATCGCCATCCACTCCACCGCGCTGGGCCCCGCTCTCGGCGGCACGCGCTTCTACCCGTACGCGACCGAGGCGGAGGCCGTCGCCGACGCGCTGAACCTCGCGCGCGGGATGTCGTACAAGAACGCCATGGCCGGTCTCGACCACGGCGGCGGCAAGGCCGTGATCATCGGCGACCCCGACCGGATCAAGAGCGAGGAGCTGCTGCTCGCCTACGGGCGGTTCGTGGCCTCGCTGGGCGGCCGGTACGTCACCGCGTGCGACGTCGGCACGTACGTCGCCGACATGGACGTCGTGGCGCGCGAGTGCCGCTGGACGACGGGCCGCTCCCCCGAGAACGGCGGCGCGGGCGACTCGTCCGTCCTGACCGCCTTCGGCGTCTACCAGGGCATGCGGGCCTCCGCGCAGCACGTGTGGGGCGACCCCTCGCTGCGGGGCCGCAGGGTCGGCATCGCGGGCGTCGGCAAGGTCGGCCACCACCTCGTGACGCATCTCCTCGCGGAAGGCGCCGAGATCGTGATCACGGACGTGCGCGAGGACGCCGTACGGCGGATCCTCGACCGGCACCCGGAAGGGGTCACCGCCGTCGCCCACACGGACGCGCTCATCCGGACCGAGGGGCTCGACATCTACGCCCCGTGCGCGCTCGGCGGGGCCCTCGACGACGACTCCGTGCCCGTCCTCACCGCCAAGGTGGTGTGCGGCGCGGCCAACAACCAGCTCGCGCACCCCGGTGTCGAGAAGGACCTCGCCGACCGCGGGATCCTCTACGCGCCGGACTACGTGGTGAACGCCGGCGGGGTCATCCAGGTCGCCGACGAGCTCCACGGGTTCGACTTCGAGCGGTGCAGGGCGAAGGCCGCGAAGATCTACGACACCACGCTGGCAATATTCGCACGTGCGAAGACAGATGGCATTCCGCCGGCCGCCGCGGCCGACCGGATCGCCGAACAGCGGATGCACGAGGCGGTCGTGGCGCGCGGTCGCTGA
- the bldC gene encoding developmental transcriptional regulator BldC, whose product MTARTPDAEPLLTPAEVATMFRVDPKTVTRWAKAGKLTSIRTLGGHRRYREAEVRALLAGIPQQRSEA is encoded by the coding sequence ATGACCGCTCGCACCCCTGATGCCGAGCCGCTGCTGACCCCGGCTGAGGTCGCCACCATGTTCCGTGTCGACCCCAAGACGGTCACGCGGTGGGCGAAGGCCGGCAAGCTTACGTCCATCCGCACGCTCGGCGGACACCGCCGTTACCGCGAGGCTGAGGTCCGCGCACTGCTCGCGGGTATTCCGCAGCAGCGCAGCGAGGCCTGA
- a CDS encoding DUF6274 family protein, with protein MAASARHETRALLRAHLSAASSYRHLTRHCPICHRLLRLATEHGAGEEDWAEGPTEDEVPSKA; from the coding sequence ATGGCGGCGTCCGCTCGGCACGAGACCCGCGCACTGCTCCGCGCCCACCTGTCGGCCGCCTCCTCGTACCGCCATCTCACCCGCCACTGCCCGATCTGCCACCGCCTGCTGAGGCTGGCGACGGAGCACGGGGCCGGCGAGGAGGACTGGGCGGAGGGGCCCACGGAGGACGAGGTGCCCTCCAAGGCGTGA
- the hrpA gene encoding ATP-dependent RNA helicase HrpA → MSTSPAPAFGALAPRLAELSLRDAHRLGRRLEGARKIRKPEARAAVLAEIEAEVAKGESRMAERAARVPTVSYPEQLPVSQRKDDIAAAIRDHQVVIVAGETGSGKTTQIPKICMELGRGVRGMIGHTQPRRIAARTVAERVAEELRTPLGEAVGWKVRFTDQVNPDATFVKLMTDGILLAEIQTDGELRAYDTIIIDEAHERSLNIDFLLGYLAQLLPKRPDLKVVITSATIDPERFSRHFGDAPIVEVSGRTYPVEVRYRPLLEEEGDDADRDQITAICDAVEELQGEGKGDILVFLSGEREIRDTADALIKKQYRFTEVLPLYARLSHAEQHRVFQPHTGRRIVLATNVAETSLTVPGIKYVIDPGFARISRYSHRTKVQRLPIEAVSQASANQRKGRCGRTSDGVCIRLYSEDDFEARPEFTDAEILRTNLASVILQMTAAGLGDIEKFPFIDPPDHRNIRDGVQLLQELGALDPAQQDLRKRLTPMGRKLAQLPVDPRLARMVVEADKNGCAREVMVIAAALSIQDPRERPAEKQAQADQQHARFKDETSDFLAYLNLWRYVREQQKERGSSSFRRMCKQEYLNFLRIREWQDIYSQLRTVAKQMDIHLNEDDAPEQHVHLSLLAGLLSHIGMKDVKETGGETGRSTGKNEYLGARNAKFAIFPGSALFKKPPRFVMSAELVETSRLWARVNARIEPEWVEPLAEHLLKRTYSEPHWEKDQAAVMAYEKVTLYGVPIVAQRKINYGRIDAEASRELFIRNALVEGDWRTHHKFFADNRRLLSEVEELEHRARRRDIVVDDDTLFDFYDQRVPEHVVSGAHFDSWWKHKRHEQPDFLDFEREMLIRESAEAVTKADYPDSWRQGQLKFRVTYQFEPGADADGVTVHVPLHVLNQVTDEGFDWQIPGLREAVVTELIRSLPKPIRRNYVPAPNFARRFLDRAVPLQEPLPVTMARELKRMVGVPVTPEDFDWSRVPDHLKITFRIVDERRRNLAEDKDLESLRLRLKPKARQALSQAAAATAEREGGESLERKGLTDWTIGSLTRVFETRRAGQPVKAYPALVDDGPTANTVSVRLFDTEAEQTEAMWKGTRRLILRNIPVNPAKFASEKLTNAQKLALSANPHGSIQALFDDCAMAAADRLISDFGGPAWDESSYRKLYDKVRAEIVDTTVRTVGQVQQVLAAWQACERRLKSTRSPVLLANLADVRGQLDALVKPGFVTEAGLRRLPDLMRYLVAADRRLQQMPTGLQRDTARMEKVHEMRDEYAWLLEQLPQGRPVPSSVLEIRWMIEELRVSYFAHALGTAYPVSDKRIVKAIDASVP, encoded by the coding sequence ATGTCTACGTCACCTGCCCCCGCCTTCGGCGCCCTCGCCCCCCGCCTGGCCGAGCTGTCCCTGCGCGACGCGCACCGGCTCGGACGCAGGCTCGAAGGCGCGCGCAAGATCCGTAAGCCCGAAGCCCGGGCCGCCGTCCTCGCCGAGATCGAGGCGGAGGTCGCCAAGGGCGAGTCCCGCATGGCCGAGCGCGCCGCGCGCGTGCCGACCGTCTCGTACCCCGAGCAGCTGCCCGTCAGCCAGCGGAAGGACGACATCGCGGCCGCGATCCGCGATCACCAGGTCGTCATCGTCGCGGGTGAGACAGGCTCCGGGAAGACCACCCAGATCCCCAAGATCTGTATGGAGCTGGGGCGTGGCGTGCGCGGCATGATCGGGCACACGCAGCCCCGTCGTATCGCCGCCCGTACGGTCGCCGAGCGCGTGGCGGAGGAGCTGCGGACCCCTCTCGGTGAGGCCGTGGGCTGGAAGGTCCGCTTCACCGACCAGGTGAACCCGGACGCGACCTTCGTCAAGCTGATGACGGACGGCATCCTGCTCGCCGAGATCCAGACGGACGGCGAGCTGCGCGCCTACGACACGATCATCATCGACGAGGCCCACGAGCGGTCCCTCAACATCGACTTCCTGCTGGGCTACCTGGCTCAGCTGCTGCCCAAACGCCCCGATCTCAAGGTCGTCATCACCTCCGCGACCATCGACCCCGAGCGCTTCTCCCGCCACTTCGGCGACGCCCCGATCGTCGAGGTCAGCGGCCGTACGTATCCGGTGGAGGTGCGCTATCGCCCCCTCCTGGAGGAGGAAGGCGACGACGCCGACCGCGACCAGATCACCGCGATCTGCGACGCGGTCGAGGAGCTCCAGGGCGAGGGCAAGGGCGACATCCTCGTCTTCCTCTCCGGGGAGCGGGAGATCCGCGACACCGCCGACGCGCTGATCAAGAAGCAGTACCGCTTCACGGAGGTACTCCCTCTCTACGCCCGGCTCTCGCACGCCGAGCAGCACCGGGTCTTCCAGCCGCACACGGGTCGCAGGATCGTTCTGGCCACGAACGTCGCCGAGACCTCCCTGACGGTCCCCGGCATCAAGTACGTCATCGACCCGGGCTTCGCCCGCATCAGCCGCTACAGCCACCGCACCAAGGTCCAGCGGCTCCCGATCGAGGCTGTCTCCCAGGCCAGCGCCAACCAGCGCAAGGGCCGCTGCGGCCGTACGTCCGACGGTGTCTGCATCCGTCTGTACAGCGAGGACGACTTCGAGGCGCGTCCCGAGTTCACGGACGCCGAGATCCTCCGTACGAACCTCGCCTCCGTCATCCTCCAGATGACCGCGGCCGGCCTCGGCGACATCGAGAAGTTCCCGTTCATCGACCCGCCGGACCACCGCAACATCCGCGACGGCGTCCAGCTCCTCCAGGAGCTCGGCGCGCTCGACCCGGCGCAGCAGGACCTGCGCAAGCGGCTGACCCCGATGGGCCGCAAGCTCGCCCAGCTGCCCGTCGACCCGCGCCTGGCCCGCATGGTCGTCGAGGCCGACAAGAACGGCTGCGCCCGCGAGGTCATGGTGATCGCCGCCGCGCTCTCCATCCAGGACCCGCGCGAGCGCCCCGCCGAGAAGCAGGCCCAGGCGGACCAGCAGCACGCCCGCTTCAAGGACGAGACGAGCGACTTCCTCGCCTACCTCAACCTGTGGCGGTACGTCCGCGAGCAGCAGAAGGAACGCGGCTCGTCGTCCTTCCGCCGGATGTGCAAGCAGGAGTACCTGAACTTCCTGCGGATCCGCGAATGGCAGGACATCTACAGCCAGCTGCGCACGGTCGCGAAGCAGATGGACATCCATCTCAACGAGGACGACGCCCCCGAGCAGCACGTCCATCTCTCCCTCCTCGCCGGCCTGCTCTCCCACATCGGCATGAAGGACGTGAAGGAGACCGGAGGGGAGACCGGGAGAAGCACGGGGAAGAACGAGTACCTGGGCGCCCGGAACGCCAAGTTCGCGATCTTCCCGGGCTCGGCCCTCTTCAAGAAGCCCCCGCGCTTCGTGATGTCGGCGGAGCTGGTGGAGACAAGTCGCCTCTGGGCGCGCGTCAACGCGAGGATCGAACCGGAGTGGGTGGAGCCGCTCGCCGAGCACCTCCTCAAGCGGACGTACAGCGAGCCGCACTGGGAGAAGGACCAGGCGGCCGTGATGGCGTACGAGAAGGTCACGCTGTACGGCGTACCGATCGTCGCCCAGCGGAAGATCAACTACGGCCGGATCGACGCGGAGGCCAGCCGCGAGCTGTTCATCCGCAACGCGCTCGTCGAGGGCGACTGGCGGACGCACCACAAGTTCTTCGCCGACAACCGCAGGCTCCTCAGCGAGGTCGAGGAGCTGGAGCACCGGGCGCGGCGCCGGGACATCGTGGTCGACGACGACACCCTCTTCGACTTCTACGACCAGCGGGTCCCCGAACATGTCGTCTCCGGCGCCCACTTCGACTCCTGGTGGAAGCACAAGCGCCACGAGCAGCCCGACTTCCTGGACTTCGAGCGCGAGATGCTCATCCGGGAGTCGGCGGAGGCGGTCACGAAGGCCGACTACCCGGACTCCTGGCGCCAGGGGCAGCTCAAGTTCCGTGTCACGTACCAGTTCGAGCCGGGCGCCGACGCCGACGGCGTGACGGTCCATGTCCCCCTCCATGTCCTCAACCAGGTCACGGACGAGGGCTTCGACTGGCAGATCCCGGGTCTGCGGGAGGCGGTCGTGACGGAGCTGATCCGTTCCCTTCCGAAGCCGATCCGCAGGAACTACGTGCCGGCGCCGAACTTCGCGCGGCGCTTCCTGGACCGGGCGGTCCCCCTGCAGGAGCCGCTGCCGGTGACGATGGCCCGCGAGCTGAAGCGCATGGTGGGTGTACCGGTGACGCCCGAGGACTTCGACTGGTCCCGGGTCCCCGACCACTTGAAGATCACCTTCCGGATCGTCGACGAACGGCGCCGGAACCTGGCCGAGGACAAGGACCTGGAGTCGCTGCGACTGCGGCTGAAGCCGAAGGCACGCCAGGCCCTCTCCCAGGCGGCCGCGGCCACCGCCGAGCGTGAGGGCGGCGAGTCCCTGGAACGCAAGGGCCTCACGGACTGGACGATCGGCTCGCTCACCCGTGTCTTCGAGACCCGGCGGGCCGGACAGCCCGTGAAGGCGTACCCGGCGCTCGTGGACGACGGACCGACGGCGAACACCGTCTCCGTACGCCTCTTCGACACCGAGGCGGAACAGACCGAGGCGATGTGGAAGGGCACCCGGAGGCTCATCCTCCGCAATATCCCGGTCAACCCCGCGAAGTTCGCTTCCGAAAAGCTGACGAACGCGCAGAAGCTGGCGCTGTCCGCGAATCCGCACGGTTCGATCCAGGCGTTGTTCGACGACTGCGCGATGGCGGCGGCCGACAGGCTGATCTCCGACTTCGGCGGGCCGGCGTGGGACGAGTCGTCGTATCGCAAGCTGTACGACAAGGTGCGCGCCGAGATCGTCGACACGACGGTCCGTACGGTGGGCCAGGTGCAGCAGGTGCTGGCCGCCTGGCAGGCCTGTGAGCGCCGCCTGAAGTCCACCCGCAGCCCGGTCCTCCTCGCCAACCTCGCGGACGTTCGGGGGCAGCTGGACGCCCTCGTGAAGCCCGGCTTCGTCACGGAGGCCGGGCTGCGCCGCCTGCCGGACCTGATGCGCTATCTGGTGGCGGCCGACCGCCGGCTGCAGCAGATGCCGACCGGTCTCCAGCGGGACACGGCCCGCATGGAGAAGGTCCACGAGATGCGCGACGAGTACGCCTGGCTGCTGGAACAGCTGCCCCAGGGCCGCCCCGTCCCCTCGTCCGTCCTGGAGATCCGCTGGATGATCGAGGAACTGCGCGTCAGTTACTTCGCGCACGCCCTCGGCACGGCCTACCCCGTCTCCGACAAGCGGATCGTGAAGGCGATCGACGCGTCGGTTCCGTAA
- a CDS encoding metallophosphoesterase, with product MARVPAAPATADTAANTPRTILRRIRRAMPRAPRALARHYRSRRAHPTVELVHHPHPWGRALGLVAVVLLGAWLGLLIVGNVRTPVGPMNTTMTLRPSLTGGTKINVSPLGALELRSHNAPVRLDVNVDQLDPERARALVDHPERISGLQEEIASDVQHGTIDLAVRSGVAVVSGATALGLAVYRRPRRALAAGGLALVLLAGAGGTAAATWNPNSVLEPKFSGLLSSAPSLVGNARSIVTEFDVYQKELARLVTNVTKLYDVTSTLPAYQPDPTTIRVLHVSDIHLNPASWKIIASLVEQYEINVIVDSGDTMDHGTAAENGFLDPIADLGAPYVWVRGNHDSRATQRYLEGIDNTHVLDEGKAVTVGGLRFAGMGDPQFTPDRSTDKSGLPSEEAAGARLAEALRAQRAAGTPVDIAIAHNPDAARETDGDVPLVLAGHLHHPETEVLGEGTRLRIEGSTGGGGLRALEGEHPDPIEASVLYLDRDTRRLQAWDEIKLGGLGLTTAEVSRHLPAGNRP from the coding sequence ATGGCCCGCGTCCCCGCAGCCCCAGCCACCGCCGACACCGCCGCCAACACCCCGCGTACGATCCTGCGCCGCATCCGCCGGGCCATGCCTCGGGCCCCCCGCGCGCTGGCCCGGCACTATCGCTCGCGCCGCGCGCACCCGACCGTCGAGCTGGTCCACCACCCCCACCCCTGGGGGCGCGCGCTCGGCCTGGTCGCGGTCGTCCTGCTCGGCGCCTGGCTGGGCCTGTTGATCGTGGGGAACGTACGCACCCCCGTCGGCCCCATGAACACGACGATGACGCTGCGCCCGTCCCTCACCGGCGGCACGAAGATCAACGTCTCCCCCCTGGGTGCCCTGGAGCTACGCAGCCACAACGCCCCCGTACGCCTGGACGTGAACGTCGACCAGCTCGATCCGGAGCGCGCCCGGGCCCTGGTCGACCACCCCGAGCGGATCTCCGGGCTGCAGGAGGAGATCGCCTCCGACGTGCAGCACGGCACCATCGACCTGGCCGTACGCTCCGGCGTCGCCGTCGTCTCCGGGGCCACCGCGCTCGGCCTCGCCGTGTACCGCCGTCCCCGTCGCGCCCTCGCCGCCGGCGGCCTCGCCCTGGTACTCCTGGCCGGCGCCGGAGGTACGGCCGCCGCCACCTGGAACCCCAACTCCGTCCTGGAGCCGAAGTTCTCGGGCCTGCTCTCCTCCGCACCGTCCCTCGTCGGCAACGCGCGCAGCATCGTCACCGAGTTCGACGTCTACCAGAAGGAGTTGGCGCGCCTGGTGACGAACGTGACCAAGCTGTACGACGTCACGTCCACGCTCCCCGCGTACCAGCCGGACCCGACCACCATCCGCGTCCTGCACGTCTCCGACATCCATCTGAACCCCGCGAGCTGGAAGATCATCGCCTCGCTGGTGGAGCAGTACGAGATCAACGTCATCGTCGACTCCGGCGACACCATGGACCACGGCACCGCCGCCGAGAACGGCTTCCTCGACCCGATCGCCGACCTCGGGGCCCCGTACGTCTGGGTGCGCGGCAACCATGACTCCCGTGCGACGCAGCGCTATCTGGAGGGCATCGACAACACGCACGTCCTCGACGAGGGGAAGGCGGTGACCGTGGGCGGGCTGCGCTTCGCGGGGATGGGGGACCCGCAGTTCACCCCGGACCGCTCGACCGACAAGTCGGGACTGCCCTCGGAGGAGGCGGCCGGGGCACGGCTGGCGGAAGCCCTGCGCGCCCAGAGGGCGGCGGGCACCCCCGTGGACATCGCGATCGCCCACAACCCGGACGCCGCCCGGGAGACGGACGGCGACGTCCCGCTCGTCCTCGCCGGGCATCTGCACCACCCGGAGACGGAGGTCCTCGGCGAGGGCACCCGCCTGCGCATCGAGGGCTCGACCGGCGGCGGCGGCCTGCGCGCCCTGGAAGGGGAGCATCCCGACCCGATCGAGGCCTCGGTCCTGTACCTCGACCGCGACACCCGCCGCCTCCAGGCCTGGGACGAGATCAAACTCGGCGGCCTGGGCCTGACGACGGCCGAGGTCAGCCGCCACCTGCCCGCAGGGAACCGGCCCTGA
- a CDS encoding metallopeptidase family protein: MLEMTREEFEELVAEALDRIPPELTRLMDNVAVFVEDEPPADDPELLGLYEGTPLTDRGEWYAGVLPDRITIYRGPTLRMCGTREEVVAETEVTVVHEIAHHFGIDDARLHALGYG, encoded by the coding sequence GTGCTGGAGATGACGCGCGAGGAGTTCGAGGAACTGGTCGCCGAGGCGTTGGACCGGATTCCGCCGGAGCTGACGCGGCTGATGGACAACGTGGCGGTGTTCGTCGAGGACGAGCCGCCCGCCGACGACCCCGAGCTGCTCGGGCTGTACGAGGGGACTCCGCTCACGGATCGCGGGGAGTGGTACGCGGGGGTGCTGCCGGACCGGATCACGATCTACCGGGGGCCGACGCTGCGGATGTGCGGGACGAGGGAGGAAGTGGTCGCGGAGACCGAGGTGACCGTGGTGCACGAGATCGCGCATCACTTCGGGATCGACGACGCGCGGTTGCACGCGTTGGGCTACGGATAG